In Ralstonia pseudosolanacearum, the DNA window GCAACACCGGGGGGAGTCATCATGCCAACACCATCGCCAGCACGAAGGCCCGGTCGGGCCTGGCTCCGCAACCTCGCGGAGTCCGCGCGCATTCACCCGCACCACACGCCGTAGCCCTGCGCTCTCCGCGCATCAACCACGTGCTTTGCCGCCACGAGCGCACAGCACGCGGGGGCGCTCGTGCGTCTTGCGGGCACGTGCCGATCCTGCAACCAACGTGAGAGGAGGACAACCACCGCGAACCAGTACACATCCTGTTTCCAGTTGGGTTGCCCGCCTTTCTCGTACATGGCCGGCCGGGCACCGAAACGTACCTTTCAAGGAGTTCCGACATGAAAGCACTTGCACTCAAGACTGCCCTGGCCGCTGCGCTTTGCTCGGTCACAGCAGTCGCATCGGCCGCATCGACCAGTTCCTCCTTCGGAGTGTCGACCACGGTCAATGCCATCTGCATCATCAATTCAGCCAGCACGTTGGCCTTCGCCGCCTTCGATCCGAGCCAGGGGGCCCAAGCCTCGACCTCGTCGATCAGCGTGAACTGCAGCAACACCACGCCGTTCAACATCAGCCTTGATGCGGGCGCCGGGCCGAGCGCCACGGTGGCCAGCCGCGTCATGACCAGCGGTGGCAACACGCTCACCTATTCGTTGTTCCAGGACTCGGGGCACACCTCGGTCTGGGGCAACACGGTGGGCACCAACACCGTGGCGGGCACGGGGGCCGGCATGGCACCCGCCAACGCGATCACCAAGACGGTCTACGGCCTGATCCCTAGCCAGCCGAACACCGTGCCGGGCAGCTACGCCGACACCGTAACCGTGACGGTGACGTACTGAGCCGACCACCATGAGAACAATGTCCACAACACCCTTTGGGGGGACCATCATGCAAACATCTGCCATCAAAGCCCTCGTGGCCATGGCGCTGGGTCTGACGGGGGCAGCGGCCTCGGCCTCGACCACCACCACGACCTTCAGTGTCTCGACCACCGTCAACGCCACCTGCGTCATCAATTCGGCCAGCGCCTTGACCTTTGCCGCCTTCGACCCGAGCCAGGGCGCCCAGGCATCGACCTCGACGATCAGCGTGAACTGCACCAACACCACGCCGTTCAATATCGGTCTGAATGCCGGCACCGGCACGGGCGCCACCGTGGCCAGCCGCGTCATGACCAGCGGCGCCAACACGCTCACGTACTCGCTCTACCAGGACACAGGCCACACCTCGGTCTGGGGTAACACGGTGGGCACCAACACCGTCGCGGGGACGGGGGCAGGCATGGCCGCCGGCAATGCCATCAGCAAGACCGTCTATGGCCTGATCCCAAGCCAGCCGAACACCGTGCCCGGCAACTATGCCGACACCGTGACGGTGACTGTGACGTACTAAAACCGCCACAGGGCTCCGGGCACCTGCCCGGGCCCGAGCGCGGCTCGCACAAGGCACCCGATCCAGCGGAGGAACCATGTCAATCCTGTCCATCCGACCACGTCTGCGCCGATTCGCCATGGGGGTGGTGGGCGCGGGCTTCGCCCTGGCGTGCACGCTCACGCAGGCTGCAAATTTCACCGTCACCCCGGTTCGGGGCGAACTCTCGCAGCAACGGCCCAGCGCCGCACTGACGGTGAAGAACGAAATGACTGATGAGTCCGTGGTGGTGGAACTGCGCGCCGTGGCATGGACCCAAAACAACGGCGAAGACGTCTACGCCCCCGCGCAGGACCTGCTGGCGACACCGCCGATCTTCACGCTGGCGCCGGGTGCCACGCAGGTCATTCGCGTGGGCCTGCGCCACCCCCTCGCCGACGACCGCGAAGTGAGTTTCCGCCTCTTCCTGCGCGAAGTGCCGCCGCCGCCCAAGCCGGGCTTTGCCGGCGTGCAGATCGCGCTCGAAATGCGCTTGCCCGTCTTTGCCAAGCCGCGCACGCCTGCCGCACCGCAGCTCAAGTGGCGGGCTGAGTCGCTGCCGGACGGCGCGCTCGCGCTTTCCGTCACCAACGACGGCACGGCGCACGCACAGGTGGCCAATCTCATCGTGACGGCGGCTGGTGTCGAGCGGCCGGTCGCAACGTACCCCGAATTCGCCTATGTCCTGCCTGGGCAAACGCGCCGGCTGGTGCTCAAGCGCAGCCCCGACGCACCGGCAGTCACAGGCGGCACGCTGCATTTGAAGGCGTACTCCGATGCCGGCGACATCGATTCAGACCTGGCGCCCGAGACTCGCTAGGGCGCTCACCGCCCTGGCGATCACGGCAACCGCCCTATCGGGAGCCGGTATGACACTCGCGAACGATGCGCCGGCGCCCAGCCGCACCACCGCCGGCAGCGATTCCGCCGAGCTGCTGCTGCAGTTCGACCTCAACCAGCAGGGCTTGGACGACACCGTGTTGTTGCTCAAGACCAAGGGCGGCGAGCTGTATGCATCAGCAGAAGATCTCAAGCGCTGGCGCCTGCGCCAACCTGAAGCGACGCCGCTCGCCCACAACAACGAGGCGTTCTACCCGCTCAAGGCCATCGCAGGACTGTCGTACCAGCTTGACGAGACCCACTTGACCGTGGCGGTAACGGCGCCGGCGCAGGCCTTCCTGCCCAACGCCTTCGACGAGGCGAACAAGCCCGCGGCGCTCGGCGTCAGACCCAACCTCGGCGGCTTCCTCAACTACGATCTGCTGGCAGAGCACGCCACCGGCCAGACCCGCTCATCAGGGTTGTTCGAGGCCGGTGTCTTCAACGGCTCGGGTGTGGGCGTCGCGAGCTTCGTGGCCAACAGCGGTGACACAGATCACCGCCTCACCCGGCTGGAAACCACCTGGACCAAGGACCTCCCGGATCATCTCAGCAGCGTGCGGTTGGGCGATGCGATCAGCCGGGCTGGCGCGTGGGGCCGCAGTGTGCGTTTCGGCGGCGTCCAGTACGGCACCAACTTCGCCGTCCAGCCTGGCTTTGTCGCGTTGCCGCTGCAGAGCATCGGCGGGCAGGCGGCGCTGCCGTCAACCGTCGATGTCTACGTCAACAACGTGCTGAGTTCACGCAAGGACGTCGCACCAGGACCGTTCTCGATCACCAACGTGCCTGTGGTGACGGGCCAGGGCGACGTGCGCGTCGTCGTGCGCGACCTGCTGGGGCGCGAACAAGTCATCAGCGTGCCGTTCTACGCGAGCGCCAGCCTGCTTGCCAAGGGACTGCACGATTTTTCGTATGAGGCCGGCGCCGAACGCAGGAACTTCGGCACCGATAGCAACGACTATGGCCGCGCCTTCGCTGCCGCGACCCACCGGCTGGGGTTCACCGACTGGCTGACGGGCGAGGTTCACGCGGAAGCCCAGCTCGAACGCCAGATCGTTGGCCTCGGCACGGTGATGCTGGCGCCGTCAGTTGGCGTTTTCAGCGTGGCGGCCGCTACCAGCCGGGGGCGGCAAGGCAGTGGCGGCCTCGTCTCCCTTGGCTTCGAGCGGCAGGCCAGCCCCGTCAGCGTGGGCGTGCATGCGCAGCTCGCCAGCCCGCACTTCACGCAACTCGGGCTCGAACCGGACATACCTGCACCGCGCCTGCTGAGCAGCGTGAACGTCGGCATGGCGCTGCCGGGCAACGGTTCGCTGGGGCTGGCCTATGTCTACCTGGACAACCGCGATGGCCATCCGACCCAACTCGCCTCGGTCAGCTATGGCATGCAGCTGGGGCGCTTCGGCTTCATCAGCCTGGCCCTCTCCAAGACGCTGCATCAGCCCGGCGGCCTGATCGTCGGCCTGAACTGGACGCTGCCGCTGGGCGAGCGCATCACCACCTCCGTCAATATGACCCAGCAACAGGGCCGAACCGAGGTGCAGGCGCAAGTGCAGCAAGGACTGCCGCCCGGCGATGGCGTCGGCTATAGCGTGCGCGCCAGCCAACTCGGCGCGTGGGATGCCGCCGTGAACGCGCAAAACCGTGTCGGCACCTACCTGCTGGAAGCCGCCGGTGATCGCGGGCAGACGGGCGTGCGGATGGGCATCTCAGGCGGCATCGCGATTCTCGATGGCCTGTATCTGAGCCGCCGCATCTCCGATAGCTTTGCCGTGGTCAAGGTGCCTGACTTCCCCAACGTGCGGATCTATGCCGACAACCAGCTCGTCGGCAAAACCAACGCCAGCGGCGAAGCGCTCATTCCCCGCCTACGCGCGTACGAAAAGAATGCGATTTCGCTGGAGCAGCTAGACCTGCCCTTCGACGCCAAGGTGGGGGCCCTGTCGCTGGATGCGGTGCCGTACTACCGCAGTGGCATGGTGCTGGATTTTCCGGTCACGCACGCGCATGACGCGCTGCTGAGGCTCAAGCTGGACAACGGCAGCGACCTACCCGCCGGTGCCACGGTGCAGATCACCGGGCAGAAAGAGGCGTTTCCGGTCGGCAACGACGGCGTGGTTTATCTCACCGGCCTGGCGGCACAAAACCGTCTGCAGGCAAGCTGGCGCGGGCAAGCGTGCGACATCTCCGTGCCGTTCAACCCGGGTGCCGAGCCGTTGCCCGATCTTGGTGTCTTTGTTTGCAAAGGAGTCCAACCATGACACGCTTCCCAAACGCGATGCGACCGCGGCGCGCATCTGCTCGGACCCTCATGGCCTGTGCGGCACTGGCCGCCCTGGCGTCATGGGCACCAGGAGCACTGGCCGTCAGTTGCAGCGTTACTGCCAACGCGCTCAGCTTCGGCGCGTACAACACCACCAGCAACCTTACCGGCACCACCACCGTCACCATCACCTGCGGCGCCTGGGGTGGCGCGAGTTCGGTCAACTACACGCTGTCGGCCAGCGTCGGCTCCGGCAGCTACGCCAACCGGCAGTTGCTCAACGGCGGCAATGCCATTGCGTACAACCTGTACACCACCTCCGCCGACACCAGTATCTGGGGCGATGGAAACGGCGATGGAACGGTCACGTTCTCCGGGACGGTGACCAAGCAGGTGGGCACCGTCAATATCACCATTTACGGCAAGATCAACGGCGGGCAGAACGTAGTGCCGGGCAGCTACGCGACGACGGTACCGATCACGGTCACGTTGACCTATCAATGACGCAGCACGCGTGCCGCGCCGATGCCATCGGGCGGCCTGGGATCACGCAGTTTGAAAGGAAAGAAGATCATGGAACGGACCCACACACTCCTCGCCCGCCGGTACCAGGGACCGATCGGCAACCCGGTCTCGCACCCCATCTTCGGCATCGTGCTGGCGTTCACGTGGTTGGCGGCGCCAGTTGTGCCGGCGCTTGCCAAGACCGCCACGAACCACGTCGCCGTCGGCACCACGGTCCAGCCTTACGCGCATCTGACTGCGACGCAGCCGAGCCAGCTCGTCATCGCTAACAAGGATGTCAATCTGGGCTACGTGAATGTGCCGAACGGCAGCAACCCCAGTGGCACACAGTTGACAATCAAGACCAACGACCGCGCAGGCTACACACTGGTGTTTCAGGTTGCACCCACCGAGCAGGCGCTGTTCAAGTCGATCCAGGTTATCGGCCTGGGGACGACTGTCACGCTCCCGGCAACCGGCGGCAAGGTCACTATGAGCTTTCCCGGCTCAACGGCCAATTTATCCCTCACGTACCGCTTCAATCTGGTCAACCAGTTGAAGGACGGAACCTATGCGTGGCCCTTGACGGTCACAAGCCAGCCGAACTGATCGGCGAAGCCGCGGCGCAATGGCTCAGAGTTGTACGCATGGGGCTTGGCCATGCTCGAATCGAACATGCCGTTCCGGCCAGCCTGGGCGACACGCGGCTCGCTGATCCGCCTCTCAAACGGGGGAGCCCATCAAAACGGCGCGGGCGGGGCCGAGCTACTCGGCCCAAACCACATCAGCGTGTCGCAGCAAGTGGCCGCCGAGAACGTAGTCGCCGAGCTTGCGGCTTTGGCTTCGAGCCTCTCCAGCTCATCCGAGCCCAGCCGGCTCAGGTCAAATTGACAGTAAAGGTTGCGCTGCCGAAACGTGACCTTCACTCGCGCCAAGCCGCACAGCGCTGGAGGAATTGATCGGCCGCGCCAAGCGGATTCTGTCGCAGAAGCCGAAGGACAAACACAAGCTCTACGCGCTACACGCGCCGGAGATCGAGTGCCTGGCCAAGGGCAAAGCGCGCGAGCCGTACGAGTTCGGCGTGAAGCTGTCGATCACGACCACGCACAAGGAAGGGCTGGTGCTGGGTGCTCGCTCGATGCCGGGCAATCCGTACGACGGGCACACGCTGGCCGACGCGCTGGAGCAGGCGGAGACCCTGAGCGGCGTGAGGTCACCGATCGCGGTTGTTGATCGCGGCTATCGAGACGTGGCGCTCGAGGGCGTGAAGATATCCCACCCGGGCCTGCGGCGTGGCATCACGCGCGGCCTGCGTGCGATGATCCGGCGACGCAGCGCGATCGAACCGGCCATCGGGCATATGAAGGCTGACGGCAAGCTCGACCGGAATTGGCTCAAGGGCGCCCTGGGTGATGCGATGCACGCGGTACTGTGTGGCGCTGGCCACAATCTGCGCATGATCCTCAGGAAGCTGGCTTCTTTACGCCCTTGTTCTTGTTGCCCAGTTGAACCGCTACGGCCCCGCCACGGCGATGGCATGAGGCTGCGCAGCGGGAAGAACGAATTGTTCAGAGCCGACCAGTTTAGCTAAACGTTGCACTTGACTCTTGAGATCGCCGTGTCTCGACTATTTTCCGCGCGGCAAAAGAGCATCGCAATACAGGGAGCATCGAAAATGTTGATTGTCTTCGGAGGGCTGCCGGGAACCGGAAAGACGACGGTAGCGCAGACCCTCGCACGCAAGCTTGCCGCGGCTTATCTACGTATCGATACGTTGGAACAGGCATTCATCAGGTCAGGGGGTGGCGGAGCGGACATCGGACCCGGCGGTTATCTAGCCGGATATGCCGTAGCGGCCGATAATTTGCGCCTTGGGCTAACTGTCGTCGCGGACTCGGTCAATTCGTTGCATGTCACGCGCACCGCCTGGAGAAACGTGGCGCTCGAGGCCGGCGCGCGGCTCTTCGAGATTGAGCTGATTTGTTCTGATACAGCGACGCACCGTCTGAGGGTCGAGGCGCGAACGGCCGACATCCCTGGCCACACGCTACCGACGTGGAAGAGCGTGCTTGAACGTCAATACGATCCATGGGATTCAGAGCACCTTGTCGTCGACACCGCCAACGTTTCGGCCGAGCAGGCCGTCGAAACCATAATCCGTCGCCTGCCGATGTCGCCTCCGGATACCCGAGCGCCCTAGCGTACAAAATCCGTTTCTTGGGGGCACACCAGAAATGACCAACCGACCCATACGACAAAGTCAAGGCTCGATCGGCGCAATTTTCAGTAGCGTACCGTTGCGATCTTCCACCACCAGCAGACTGCCATCGCCGAGTTGCGCGAGTCCAACCGGTGCGCCCATCGGATTCCGGCCCGGCACGGCGTCCCAACCCCATACGAGATTGCGAGGCTCACCGCGCGGGCGATATGTGCCGTCAAGCGTCAGGCTGACGATGCGGTGCCCCTGGCGGCGATAGCCGTGATAGCCGATGATCAGGTGCCGGTCTTGCCCCGGTAGCGCATCGCCGCGGTAGATCAACATACCCAACGGTGCGGCGTGCGGGGGCAGCAACCGGGTCGGCGGCGTTTTCTTGCTGCAATCGTATTGCGCGTATTCGGGGCTGGACCGGTTGTTGTCGAAGCAATATGGCCAACCATCATCCGAACCGGCAGTCAGCCAGTTAAGCGTATCGTGCGGCAATGCCTCATCGGAGAGCTTGGCATCTCCCAGGTTGATGAGGTCGCGCGCATTGACAGCACTGATCACCTGCCCTTTCGGGCTGACCGCTAGCGCCATGGTGTTACGCAGACCGATGGCAAACACTTGCAATTGCGCGGCATCCACCGGCTTGTCCGGTATGGATCGCGCCCGCAACACAGCGCCGCGCGGCGGACTCTCCTGTGTTTCAGGACAGGCACGCGATGGATCCGGTTTGCCGGATACGCCCTCACAGTGATCGGTGGCGCTGCCAACATTGATATACAGCGAGCCATCCGGCGCCAGCGTCATTGCAGTGAGCGGATGACGGCCGGTAGACGGCAGATTCACCACCAACGTCTTCAGCGTCGAAGCTGGATCAGCGGCCGCAGGATCGATACTGACGATGCGCCCGGCCACGCCGATCAGCAAGCGCTTGTCAGGCGTGGCGAGTATCGCATTCGGCCGATCAAGCTTCGCCAGCAGGACTTGCGGCGGTTGCTTGTCACGCAGGCGCAATAGCCGGCCCTTGTTGTTCATCCAACCGCCCATGTCGACCACATAGGTGCCGTTGCCGATCGTTGCCACACCGCGCGCGAACCCCAGGTTCTCCGCCACAAGGCCCACGCAGATGCCCGGTGCGGTCTTGAGATCGATTCGGGGATAGCCGCCGCATGTCCCTGCGGTGCTGTAACTCCCATGCGCGGATGCCACGTGCGCGCCGCCCAGTGCAAACAGGATCAGCACAGAGCGGCAAACAGATTGCAGTACGCATCGGGGAAGACGTAGGGTCGAGCGCTGCTTTGTCATGGTTGTTGTCGCCAGCGAAGGCGCCGTGTAGGGCCGCCCGATGAGCGTTCGGCGCAGATGCAAACGGTTGCACTGCACCGGATCCTCTTCATCGCTATCAGGAACGATCGACCGGCAAATCGATGTCGACGCGGTCTAACACAGAAATGAAAAGAATCTACCGGCGCAAATATTGCCGTTATCTAACATGGGTTCATCTCGGGCGGCGCGTCTACCAGCCGCCACCGAACCAGCCATTCCAGATGGCAGGGAGGGGAGCATGAGCGAAAGCGACAATGCCGCCGTTTGCGAGGCATGCGGGCTGATTGATGCCGGCGATTCCCGACTCGCTTCGTTCGCGAGAAACGCGCGGCCAGCCTGACCAACCTGCAGCGCGCGGCAGAACACGCCTCCCGCTCTCGGAAAAACCAGCTCGAAGACGATCCCCTCAACGGAATGGCTGCGACCGCAGGTCGGCTCGCAGGGAGGCTGAACATGGCTACCAGCAAAGGCACGCCGTCGAAAAAGCGGGCGACGCAACCAGCAAGACCGGCCGCAACGGCAACACCTGCGGCCTCGACTGCGGCAGCAACAGCAGCCACCGCGCCCGCCGCCAGCCTGAACATCGCCGCCATCAACCTGGCCCGTATCCCGCTCACGATTGATCCACTTGGCCAGCAAGGCAGCAAGCTGACGAGTACGCTGCAGCCCTTCCGCACGGAGGCGATCACCAAGGTCTATCTCGGCCTGCAGCAAATCCAGGCCAATCTTCAGAATGTCACGCAGGCACTGGCCCAGCCACAGATTCCGACCACACTGGTGGGCGCCCTGCAGCAGCCTGACGGCACGCACGCGAGCGTCGTGCAGATCCAGTTCACGCCATCGTCGGTCGGCGGCAACGGCCAGCCGGTCACGGTGATAACGGCCGATGATGGCGGCTTTACCTTGCAGCTCCCATCCAACCTGACGCTGCCGTCCACTGGTATTCCGCTGACAGTGCACGGCGCGAACGGCAATGCCCAAGTGACGATTCCCGCCGCACAGGTTGCCTCCAACGGTCTGGTGGGTGCGATCACGCTGCCGAGCACGCTGACACCCTTGCCCGTCAGCATTCTGGGCGCGCTAAAAGCGCTGGTCCCGACCACCACCACCACACCCGGCGCACCGCCCTCGCCTGCCAATCCGCCGCAATTTCCGACCGTCAAGCTCGGCGAGTCGGGCGACTGCATGCTCCAGTTCGGCGCCAACAACACCGTCGACACCTTTCCGTACGGGGTCTTCTTCCGGCTCGTGGAGCCACGACTGAGC includes these proteins:
- a CDS encoding Csu type fimbrial protein encodes the protein MQTSAIKALVAMALGLTGAAASASTTTTTFSVSTTVNATCVINSASALTFAAFDPSQGAQASTSTISVNCTNTTPFNIGLNAGTGTGATVASRVMTSGANTLTYSLYQDTGHTSVWGNTVGTNTVAGTGAGMAAGNAISKTVYGLIPSQPNTVPGNYADTVTVTVTY
- a CDS encoding Csu type fimbrial protein, encoding MKALALKTALAAALCSVTAVASAASTSSSFGVSTTVNAICIINSASTLAFAAFDPSQGAQASTSSISVNCSNTTPFNISLDAGAGPSATVASRVMTSGGNTLTYSLFQDSGHTSVWGNTVGTNTVAGTGAGMAPANAITKTVYGLIPSQPNTVPGSYADTVTVTVTY
- a CDS encoding fimbria/pilus outer membrane usher protein, coding for MPATSIQTWRPRLARALTALAITATALSGAGMTLANDAPAPSRTTAGSDSAELLLQFDLNQQGLDDTVLLLKTKGGELYASAEDLKRWRLRQPEATPLAHNNEAFYPLKAIAGLSYQLDETHLTVAVTAPAQAFLPNAFDEANKPAALGVRPNLGGFLNYDLLAEHATGQTRSSGLFEAGVFNGSGVGVASFVANSGDTDHRLTRLETTWTKDLPDHLSSVRLGDAISRAGAWGRSVRFGGVQYGTNFAVQPGFVALPLQSIGGQAALPSTVDVYVNNVLSSRKDVAPGPFSITNVPVVTGQGDVRVVVRDLLGREQVISVPFYASASLLAKGLHDFSYEAGAERRNFGTDSNDYGRAFAAATHRLGFTDWLTGEVHAEAQLERQIVGLGTVMLAPSVGVFSVAAATSRGRQGSGGLVSLGFERQASPVSVGVHAQLASPHFTQLGLEPDIPAPRLLSSVNVGMALPGNGSLGLAYVYLDNRDGHPTQLASVSYGMQLGRFGFISLALSKTLHQPGGLIVGLNWTLPLGERITTSVNMTQQQGRTEVQAQVQQGLPPGDGVGYSVRASQLGAWDAAVNAQNRVGTYLLEAAGDRGQTGVRMGISGGIAILDGLYLSRRISDSFAVVKVPDFPNVRIYADNQLVGKTNASGEALIPRLRAYEKNAISLEQLDLPFDAKVGALSLDAVPYYRSGMVLDFPVTHAHDALLRLKLDNGSDLPAGATVQITGQKEAFPVGNDGVVYLTGLAAQNRLQASWRGQACDISVPFNPGAEPLPDLGVFVCKGVQP
- a CDS encoding spore coat protein U domain-containing protein; translation: MTRFPNAMRPRRASARTLMACAALAALASWAPGALAVSCSVTANALSFGAYNTTSNLTGTTTVTITCGAWGGASSVNYTLSASVGSGSYANRQLLNGGNAIAYNLYTTSADTSIWGDGNGDGTVTFSGTVTKQVGTVNITIYGKINGGQNVVPGSYATTVPITVTLTYQ
- a CDS encoding fimbrial biogenesis chaperone; protein product: MGVVGAGFALACTLTQAANFTVTPVRGELSQQRPSAALTVKNEMTDESVVVELRAVAWTQNNGEDVYAPAQDLLATPPIFTLAPGATQVIRVGLRHPLADDREVSFRLFLREVPPPPKPGFAGVQIALEMRLPVFAKPRTPAAPQLKWRAESLPDGALALSVTNDGTAHAQVANLIVTAAGVERPVATYPEFAYVLPGQTRRLVLKRSPDAPAVTGGTLHLKAYSDAGDIDSDLAPETR
- a CDS encoding PQQ-dependent sugar dehydrogenase — translated: MTKQRSTLRLPRCVLQSVCRSVLILFALGGAHVASAHGSYSTAGTCGGYPRIDLKTAPGICVGLVAENLGFARGVATIGNGTYVVDMGGWMNNKGRLLRLRDKQPPQVLLAKLDRPNAILATPDKRLLIGVAGRIVSIDPAAADPASTLKTLVVNLPSTGRHPLTAMTLAPDGSLYINVGSATDHCEGVSGKPDPSRACPETQESPPRGAVLRARSIPDKPVDAAQLQVFAIGLRNTMALAVSPKGQVISAVNARDLINLGDAKLSDEALPHDTLNWLTAGSDDGWPYCFDNNRSSPEYAQYDCSKKTPPTRLLPPHAAPLGMLIYRGDALPGQDRHLIIGYHGYRRQGHRIVSLTLDGTYRPRGEPRNLVWGWDAVPGRNPMGAPVGLAQLGDGSLLVVEDRNGTLLKIAPIEP
- a CDS encoding AAA family ATPase translates to MLIVFGGLPGTGKTTVAQTLARKLAAAYLRIDTLEQAFIRSGGGGADIGPGGYLAGYAVAADNLRLGLTVVADSVNSLHVTRTAWRNVALEAGARLFEIELICSDTATHRLRVEARTADIPGHTLPTWKSVLERQYDPWDSEHLVVDTANVSAEQAVETIIRRLPMSPPDTRAP